One Lycium barbarum isolate Lr01 chromosome 5, ASM1917538v2, whole genome shotgun sequence genomic window carries:
- the LOC132639212 gene encoding chaperone protein dnaJ 20, chloroplastic-like: protein MEISLKMNSYKADILPILFIHKEGGKNKLMKGTSQLKIMSNMQKEKIANNLYEVLSLRSTDVGFEEIKKAYRCKALQHHPDICHHSNKEESTRQFIELRKAYETLSDPISRQSYDYELSLMNSSESELMWRKSKEKRKTIFTKEVWERQLDGLRRRSCNRMEKKKCTFS, encoded by the coding sequence ATGGAGATATCCTTGAAGATGAATAGCTATAAAGCGGACATTCTCCCAATATTATTTATTCACAAAGAAGGTGGAAAGAACAAACTCATGAAGGGTACTAGTCAACTAAAAATCATGTCAAATATGCAAAAGGAAAAAATAGCCAATAATCTCTATGAAGTGCTTTCTCTTCGTTCTACAGATGTAGGGTTTGAAGAGATAAAGAAAGCTTATAGATGCAAGGCTCTTCAACACCATCCTGATATTTGTCATCATTCAAATAAAGAAGAATCAACAAGACAATTCATTGAGCTGAGAAAGGCATATGAGACTCTTTCCGATCCAATTTCTCGACAAAGTTATGATTATGAGCTGAGTTTGATGAATTCTAGTGAGAGCGAATTGATGTGGAGAAAGTCTAAGGAAAAAAGGAAGACAATTTTCACTAAGGAGGTATGGGAAAGACAACTTGATGGGTTGAGAAGGCGATCTTGTAATAGAATGGAGAAAAAGAAATGTACGTTCAGCtag